In Patescibacteria group bacterium, a single window of DNA contains:
- a CDS encoding glycine--tRNA ligase produces MVSLDEIVALCKRRGFIFPGSEIYGGLGGTWDYGPTGSLLKKNLKDLWWKEMVQLRDDVVGVDAAIMMNPKAWEASGHVEAFTDPLVECKICHMRFRADKPEEIAAHEKTHKGKKVEWTAPMKFNLLVEAKLGVVEDAKQTIYLRGEITNGVHVNFRNVVDSTRVKIPFGIAQIGKAFRNEITPGNFTFRSREFEQMEVQFYIHPSEKEGKTWFEYWKQNRMDWYLSLGMKKENLRFRDHEDDERAHYARMATDIEYNSPWGWSEFMGIHHRGDWDLSRHQKFSGKSMEYFDQAKNEKYIPWDIETSAGVDRSILFLLIDSYVKDDERVYLKLNPKLAPYKAAIFPLLSNKEELIKKAKGIYEKLKPLYMVAWDDRGNIGKRYASQDEIGTPFCITVDFQTLEDEAVTVRDRDTAKQERIKIDKLQEFLEEKINS; encoded by the coding sequence ATGGTAAGCCTTGATGAAATTGTAGCTTTATGTAAGCGACGCGGATTTATTTTTCCTGGAAGCGAAATTTATGGAGGACTTGGAGGGACTTGGGATTACGGACCAACAGGATCACTTCTTAAGAAAAATTTGAAAGATCTTTGGTGGAAAGAAATGGTGCAGCTTCGTGACGATGTTGTGGGAGTGGATGCTGCAATTATGATGAATCCAAAAGCCTGGGAAGCATCAGGACATGTTGAAGCCTTTACTGATCCATTAGTTGAATGCAAAATTTGCCATATGAGATTTAGGGCTGATAAGCCTGAAGAAATTGCAGCGCATGAAAAGACTCATAAAGGGAAAAAAGTCGAATGGACAGCCCCAATGAAATTTAATTTATTGGTTGAGGCGAAACTTGGAGTTGTGGAGGATGCTAAGCAGACTATATATCTTCGAGGGGAGATTACAAACGGAGTACATGTTAATTTTAGGAATGTGGTGGATTCAACTCGTGTAAAAATTCCTTTTGGAATTGCACAAATTGGAAAAGCATTTAGAAATGAAATAACTCCCGGAAATTTTACTTTTAGATCCCGTGAATTTGAACAGATGGAAGTGCAATTTTATATTCATCCCTCTGAAAAAGAAGGTAAGACATGGTTTGAATATTGGAAACAAAACAGAATGGATTGGTATTTAAGCTTAGGAATGAAAAAAGAGAACTTGAGATTTCGCGATCATGAAGATGATGAACGCGCTCACTATGCAAGAATGGCAACTGATATTGAATACAATTCTCCTTGGGGTTGGAGCGAATTTATGGGAATTCATCATCGCGGAGACTGGGATTTATCGCGCCATCAGAAGTTTTCTGGAAAAAGTATGGAATATTTTGACCAAGCTAAAAATGAAAAATATATTCCTTGGGATATTGAAACTTCTGCTGGAGTTGATCGATCCATTTTGTTTTTATTAATCGATTCATATGTAAAAGATGATGAGCGAGTGTATTTAAAATTAAATCCAAAGCTTGCTCCTTATAAAGCTGCAATATTTCCTCTTCTTTCTAATAAGGAAGAGCTAATTAAAAAAGCAAAAGGAATTTATGAAAAATTGAAACCACTTTATATGGTTGCTTGGGATGATAGGGGGAACATTGGAAAGCGTTATGCAAGCCAGGATGAAATTGGAACACCATTTTGCATAACTGTGGATTTCCAAACTCTTGAAGACGAGGCTGTAACAGTACGAGATCGAGATACTGCGAAACAGGAAAGGATTAAAATTGATAAGCTTCAGGAATTTTTAGAAGAGAAAATAAACTCTTGA
- a CDS encoding TspO/MBR family protein — protein sequence MDLGWYSSLNKPLFTPPVSAFGPVWTILYIFIAISGFLIWKKRKKIKSHSPFRYYFLQIILNLIWSPVFFGLHQIGLAFLIIVAMWILVYKNIVEFQKIDKTAAILLYPYLGWITIAGLLNLSVMLLN from the coding sequence ATGGATTTGGGTTGGTATAGCTCGTTAAATAAACCTTTGTTTACTCCTCCAGTTTCTGCTTTTGGACCAGTTTGGACTATTTTATATATATTTATTGCAATCTCCGGTTTTTTAATTTGGAAGAAAAGGAAAAAAATAAAAAGCCACTCGCCCTTTAGATATTATTTTTTACAAATTATTTTAAATTTGATTTGGTCGCCAGTATTTTTTGGACTGCACCAGATTGGCTTAGCATTTTTAATAATTGTTGCCATGTGGATTCTTGTTTACAAAAATATTGTTGAATTTCAAAAGATTGATAAAACTGCGGCAATTCTTCTCTATCCATATTTGGGATGGATAACTATTGCAGGGCTTCTTAATTTGTCAGTTATGCTTCTAAACTAA